The following DNA comes from Vairimorpha necatrix chromosome 5, complete sequence.
aacacatAAAAGTTGAAAATGTTCCTCCTATAAATTTGCACATTTGATCGAAGTCATTACAAGTAATCGCTATAAAATAACaacttataataattaatcCCGAAGTTATAAATCTTATGTACccatatttttgatattttaaaaatttttcattgattaaatttaaGGAATATTGTTTAACAGGATTTGTCTGTAGTGGTACAGAAAGTCctagtaaaaatatataaaaccaACTTAATGCTACTTTGatattatcatttttatgtgtatttataaatggTTTGACGATTTCTTCTCCATAAGCCATGTAACTAATCAAtccaaatattaaatatattgtacTTGCAGATAATAAACTTAGTAATGctgttatttttaaatttctagTACTAGAATATCTCATTTCATTTTGTAAAGTGAAAATGTTCTGATGACACGTAAaactaaaaacaaaataactCAGACTTTGTAGATATTGATCCGATTCACGGAATAAATATAGTTTATGTTGTATTTCTCTGCTAATATATCTGTAATATGATGttgatattaataataatatagtAATAAGTCCCAAAACACTTGTATATTTGAGTTTATCCAGTTTGTTCATAAATACGAATGGTGAAATTAGTAGTACTATTATAAAGAAAGTGATGTTAATATTTAGATCAAGTTTATAATGATCTAATAAGAATACTATTTGTTGTTTGATGTAAATTAAGTAGGCTATAGCGACAGTATAACATTTGAAAATGACTATTATATCagctaaaatttttagttgAGGCTTGAAATGTCTAGTGACAGTTGATAGAGTATTGTTTTTTCCATATTTATCGTTAAGTTCTATGTATATTACGATTCCTGCGTAAGATGctaaagaagaaaagataGTCAAGATAATACATTGAATTACACCAAATTCTTTCATTAGCATTGGATAGTTTAAGATTCCGCATCCCATAGtcgtttttaataaattaatgtaGATAGAAGACAATTCTTTGATAGAAGATTTCATTTAGAGggacaaaaaaaattaaatttacagTTTAACtgaaaaataagaatttaattaattttaaaaacaaaagcTATTATtagtatataaaattaagaataAAGGAGGTCCGtcctttttttagtatcatcatttttttcagtAATTTACCCCTTTATGATGAatcaattaaaacaaagtaaatcaataaataatttcattttttaatattatactttctaagt
Coding sequences within:
- a CDS encoding sodium-coupled neutral amino acid transporter; its protein translation is MKSSIKELSSIYINLLKTTMGCGILNYPMLMKEFGVIQCIILTIFSSLASYAGIVIYIELNDKYGKNNTLSTVTRHFKPQLKILADIIVIFKCYTVAIAYLIYIKQQIVFLLDHYKLDLNINITFFIIVLLISPFVFMNKLDKLKYTSVLGLITILLLISTSYYRYISREIQHKLYLFRESDQYLQSLSYFVFSFTCHQNIFTLQNEMRYSSTRNLKITALLSLLSASTIYLIFGLISYMAYGEEIVKPFINTHKNDNIKVALSWFYIFLLGLSVPLQTNPVKQYSLNLINEKFLKYQKYGYIRFITSGLIIISCYFIAITCNDFDQMCKFIGGTFSTFMCFLFAGLYYILSMKVIGSKTNTMMAILSTTYGILAFCSVLKN